The Desertibacillus haloalkaliphilus genomic interval GGAATGCACCTATCGTCGAGGACAAAAAACGAAAAACACGATTATCCGTGTTTTTACCGGCTTTTCTCATTGTCGGTGGTGGGGCCGTTCTAGGAATTGTCAACAATCAATTGCTGGCTGACATTTCAATGAATGGATTTATCGGATCTTTACGGGGGCTTGGATGGCTTTATCAAATTATTTC includes:
- a CDS encoding BCCT family transporter: NAPIVEDKKRKTRLSVFLPAFLIVGGGAVLGIVNNQLLADISMNGFIGSLRGLGWLYQIISIAALIIVSIVTFTKLGNIRLGGSEAKPKYSFMVWFAMALTGGIATGVITY